A window of the Candida orthopsilosis Co 90-125, chromosome 1 draft sequence genome harbors these coding sequences:
- a CDS encoding Png2 peptide:N-glycanase, whose translation MLDNTDKITDDSYRELQFGNTKQPLPRYSGNTEGTTATATFEEEKQRLIPEEEEEEEEDWVNVDSFADEKKKLKERDELDLEANIYKTPPSSFKKLPLVVIATLLIVSYTLYQTFGFYHLGTSITTTTPEDIVESMNGDRIPHPHSYFRNLLDFVQTEQDGGSNGVDSSSKKPKEIIEVTNPFVPSPRYGKPVYKAVLLNHTFANSYNHPKPVKFSIPKKHKFNKVVLTLFTEVDGVQYDRLGNIFINGVQVWRTSTIEPGKQKVFSVFNKDVSKYAKLFEGEDNELLFELNNIVNEKLTGAFNVTLGAQFYDVDYDKHHKHKHHDKKPDGEDIENEENEGLFEFDYVKSGHGSSGKGRASIGRVGTIKGEQLHKDLNSDTDTDSDSDSDSDSDSQSDDEGEGEEHKSKKYGKHHKFDLDHEEKKWKHHFRKGGVEHNGEKEFGKEEKHQGESHVDDEKKQETDSKPSDEPKKPKKPKHPKVPKHPKIPKHPKKPEPPHEPPHEPPHEPPHEPPHGPPHGPPHEPPHGPPPGSPIRPPNRYGHLFKINKPADSIHPLTVAKKGEAPVQYLSSKRLAVKLPKVAKNTTRLQLSVFTSGNAAEEFWYTNVLDKFKDIFEEEGNEFIGKGPLRIVNVYFNGEKIAAQTPEPVIFTGGISPALWSPIVSNSAFDVPSIDIDVTPLLPFLWEHQGLGEQTLELEVSNGLGEVGITNYTSVNSNWITSANLLGYQHPDVVDSSGALINVDHQNRASAIPIKIPFTHSFQQIVNGVFSAQIVSTLSFKLKGDKTLNTTFSSYSKGEISNIQHYGRDGDSQALVHVGHSSSSFIITNNDEPEVPPKPDSKHPKVKHHKDHELPFNTIHTVNTSYSYPLILSTNLKHKEVGNDGDYEIEYDVGIVDVKELQMNFDGKFGHIEVKQKQNGTSTFVLSGKGNHGFGSLTAKFKEEFEFGSFKKGLTRRVDAINGTIVHEGIHIGPDALKHANGAKYDKHGKHAKHSKHSKHAKHAGGKHADIKKHHQKSILDSIYDVANSKSCRRRGTKPNPVGELIATYKQSGFKDKLGGMTDQVISTLFKYKHMGIDYVAEKKKDFEHHENKHGQK comes from the coding sequence ATGCTCGATAATACTGATAAGATTACTGATGATTCTTATCGGGAATTGCAGTTTGGTAATACTAAACAACCATTGCCTAGGTACTCTGGTAACACCGAAGGTACTACAGCCACTGCcacatttgaagaagaaaaacaacGTTTAATCcctgaagaagaagaagaagaagaagaagattggGTTAATGTTGACTCTTTTGctgatgaaaagaagaagttgaaggaGAGGGACGAATTGGATTTAGAAGCAAACATTTACAAAACTCCGCCATCAAGTTTCAAGAAACTTCCACTTGTTGTTATTGCTACACTTTTGATTGTTAGTTACACTTTGTATCAAACTTTTGGATTTTATCATTTGGGTACATCAATTACAACTACTACACCAGAAGATATTGTTGAGCTGATGAATGGTGATAGAATTCCTCATCCTCATTCATATTTCAGAAACCTTTTGGATTTTGTGCAAACTGAACAAGATGGTGGTAGCAATGGAGTAGACTCTTCCTCAAAGAAGCCAAAAGAGATTATTGAAGTTACAAATCCATTTGTTCCCAGCCCAAGATATGGTAAACCAGTCTACAAGGCAGTTTTACTCAATCATACATTTGCCAATTCGTACAACCATCCCAAACCCGTCAAGTTTTCCATCCCCAAGAAACACAAGTTTAATAAAGTCGTTCTTACTTTATTCACTGAAGTTGATGGTGTACAATATGATAGATTGGGTAACATTTTCATTAATGGGGTACAAGTTTGGAgaacatcaacaattgaaccaGGTAAACAAAAAGTTTTCAGTGTCTTCAATAAGgatgtttcaaaatatgctaaattatttgaaggtgaagataatgaattgttatttgaattgaataacaTTGTCAATGAGAAATTAACTGGTGCTTTTAATGTTACTTTGGGTGCACAATTTtatgatgttgattatgACAAGCATCACAAACATAAACATCATGATAAGAAACCAGATGGTgaggatattgaaaatgaagagaATGAAGGATTGTTTGAATTCGACTACGTCAAGTCGGGTCACGGATCTTCTGGTAAAGGAAGAGCTAGTATTGGACGTGTTGGAACGATTAAGGGAGAACAATTACATAAAGACTTAAACTCAGACACAGACACAGACTCGGATTCCGATTCCGATTCCGATTCCGACTCACAATCGgatgatgaaggtgaaggTGAAGAGCATAAGTCAAAGAAATATGGTAAACACCacaaatttgatcttgaccacgaagaaaaaaaatggaaacaTCATTTCAGAAAAGGCGGTGTAGAGCATAATGGAGAGAAGGAATTTGGTAAAGAAGAGAAGCATCAAGGTGAATCACACGTTGATGACGAGAAGAAACAAGAGACTGATTCTAAGCCTTCTGATGAACCaaagaaaccaaagaaaccaaaacaTCCAAAGGTTCCAAAACATCCAAAGATTCCAAAACATCCAAAGAAGCCAGAACCACCACATGAACCACCACATGAACCACCACATGAACCACCACATGAACCACCACATGGACCACCACATGGACCACCACATGAACCACCACATGGACCACCACCAGGTTCTCCCATTAGACCACCTAACAGATATGGCCACCTTTTTAAAATTAACAAACCAGCAGACTCAATCCATCCCTTGACCGTGGCTAAAAAGGGCGAAGCTCCAGTTCAATATCTCTCTTCAAAGAGACTTGCTGTGAAACTACCCAAGGTGGCTAAAAACACTACTCGTTTACAACTTTCAGTATTCACATCGGGTAATGCTGCAGAAGAGTTCTGGTATACCAATGTTCTTGACAAATTTAAAGACATTTTTGAAGAGGAAGgtaatgaatttattgGCAAAGGTCCTCTTAGAATTGTCAATGTTTATTTCAATGGAGAAAAAATTGCTGCTCAAACACCAGAGCCAGTAATTTTCACTGGGGGTATTTCACCAGCTTTGTGGAGTCcaattgtatcaaattCAGCATTTGATGTACCTTCGATTGACATTGATGTTACTCCATTGTTGCCATTCCTTTGGGAACATCAAGGATTGGGTGAACAAACATTGGAACTAGAAGTTAGTAATGGATTAGGTGAAGTTGGAATAACAAATTATACCTCCGTCAATAGTAACTGGATTACTTCAGCCAATTTGTTGGGTTATCAACACCCTGATGTTGTTGACTCTTCAGGAGCATTGATTAATGTCGATCATCAAAATAGAGCTAGTGCTATTCCAATTAAAATTCCATTTACTCATTCATTCCAACAAATTGTTAATGGTGTCTTTTCAGCACAAATTGTTAGTACATTGAGCTTCAAATTGAAGGGTGACAAGACATTGAATACAACATTTAGTTCTTATTCAAAGGGTgaaatttccaatattCAACATTACGGAAGAGATGGAGATTCACAAGCTCTTGTTCATGTCGGTCATTCGTCAAGCTCATTCATCATTACAAACAATGATGAGCCTGAAGTTCCTCCAAAGCCTGACTCTAAACATCCTAAGGTTAAGCATCACAAGGATCATGAGTTACCATTCAATACAATTCACACTGTCAACACCTCATATAGTTATCCattgattttatcaaccaatttgaaacataAAGAAGTTGGTAATGATGGTGATTATGAAATCGAATACGATGTGggaattgttgatgttaaAGAATTGCAAATGAATTTTGATGGGAAATTTGGACACATTGAagtcaaacaaaaacaaaatggtacttcaacttttgtCTTGTCAGGAAAAGGTAATCACGGATTTGGTAGTTTGACTGctaaattcaaagaagaatttgaatttggatctTTCAAGAAAGGTTTGACTAGAAGAGTTGATGCTATTAATGGAACTATTGTCCATGAGGGAATACACATTGGTCCTGATGCTTTGAAGCATGCTAATGGTGCTAAATATGACAAACATGGTAAGCACGCTAAGCATTCTAAGCATTCTAAGCATGCCAAGCATGCTGGTGGAAAACATGCAGATATCAAGaaacatcaccaaaagTCAATTTTGGATTCCATTTATGACGTTGCTAATCTGAAGTCTTGCCGTCGTCGTGGTACCAAGCCTAATCCCGTTGGTGAATTAATTGCCACTTATAAGCAAAGTGGATTCAAGGACAAGCTTGGTGGTATGACTGATCAAGTGATTTCaactttgttcaaatatAAGCACATGGGTATTGACTATGTTgctgaaaagaagaaagacTTTGAACATCATGAGAACAAACATGGTCAAAAATAA